Proteins encoded together in one Microcebus murinus isolate Inina chromosome 18, M.murinus_Inina_mat1.0, whole genome shotgun sequence window:
- the LOC105879294 gene encoding polyunsaturated fatty acid lipoxygenase ALOX12-like → MFSLRDLAAKQRAGAVERLGKGPLVDPPSPASSCFPPRTWRLTFRKAQLVSTAQRGAALPHRHSGRSQEEEFDLEVPEDLGTLQFVKLRKHHSLVDDAWFCDRITVQGPGACAEAAFPCYRWVQGGGVLSLPEGTARLAGDNALDVFQQHREKELKDRKQIYRWATWKEGLPLTIAADCKDDLPPNMRFLEEKRRDFEQALRAGTLEVALKLVYTFMRSWDNLEDFDQIFWGQKSAIAEKVHQRWQDDELFGYQFLNGANPMLLRRSTSLPSRLVLPSGTEELRAQLEKELQNGSLFEADFILLDGIPANVIQGEQQYLAAPLVMLKMEPGGKLLPLLIQLQPPSPSSPTPTLFLPSDPPLAWLLAKLWVRSSDFQLHELQYHLLNTHLLGEVIAVATMRCLPGLHPVFKLLIPHVRYTMEINTRARTRLISDGGVLDKGLSIGGGGRAQLLRQAMAQLTYRSLCPPDDLADRGLLGIPSAHYAHDALRLWEITARYVEGIIHLFYQKDDVVRGDPELQAWCRDITEVGLCQAEDRGFPVSFQSRAQLCRFLTMCIFTRTAQHAAINLGQFDWYAWIPNGPCSMRMPPPTTKEDVTMATVMASLPEVWNSCLEMTITWLLSRRQVDMVPIGHHKEEYFSGPEPKAVLRQFQTDLDNLEREIVARNEQLDLPYEYLKPSCIENSITI, encoded by the exons ATGTTCAGTCTGCGCGACTTGGCAGCAAAAcagagggcaggggcagtggagcgGCTCGGAAAAGGACCCCTGGTGGATCCGCCCAGTCCCGCCTCCAGTTGCTTCCCGCCCCGCACTTGGCGGCTCACCTTCCGCAAAGCCCAACTTGTCAGCACTGCGCAGAGAGGGGCAGCCCTTCCCCACCGCCACTCGGGACGGTCTCAG GAGGAGGAGTTTGATCTTGAGGTTCCCGAGGACTTGGGGACCCTGCAGTTCGTGAAGTTGCGCAAACACCACTCGCTGGTGGACGACGCGTGGTTCTGCGACCGCATCACGGTGCAGGGGCCGGGAGCCTGCGCGGAGGCGGCGTTCCCGTGCTACCGCTGGGTGCAGGGCGGGGGCGTCCTGAGCCTGCCCGAGGGCACCG CCCGCCTGGCAGGAGACAATGCCTTGGACGTGTTCCAGCAGCATCGAGAGAAGGAACTGAAGGACAGAAAGCAGATCTACCG CTGGGCCACCTGGAAGGAAGGGTTACCCCTGACCATAGCTGCAGACTGTAAGGATGACCTACCTCCAAATATGAGATTCCTTGAGGAGAAGAGGCGGGACTTTGAGCAGGCACTGAGGGCAGG cactctggaggtcGCCCTCAAGCTTGTTTACACCTTCATGAGATCCTGGGACAACCTGGAGGATTTTGATCAGATCTTCTGGGGCCAGAAGAGCGCCATCGCTG agaAGGTTCACCAGCGCTGGCAGGACGATGAGCTTTTTGGCTACCAGTTCCTCAATGGCGCCAACCCCATGCTGTTGAGACGCTCCACCTCTCTGCCCTCCAGGCTGGTGCTGCCCTCGGGGACAGAGGAGCTTCGGGCCCAGCTGGAGAAAGAACTCCAG AACGGTTCCTTGTTTGAGGCTGACTTCATCCTGCTGGATGGAATCCCAGCCAACGTGATCCAAGGAGAGCAGCAGTACCTGGCTGCCCCCCTCGTCATGCTGAAGATGGAGCCCGGTGGGAAGCTGCTACCCTTGCTCATCCAG ctccagcctcccagccccagctctccCACCCCAACACTGTTCCTGCCCTCAGATCCCCCACTGGCTTGGCTCCTGGCAAAACTGTGGGTCCGAAGTTCAGATTTTCAGCTGCATGAACTCCAGTATCACTTGCTGAACACTCATCTGCTGGGGGAGGTCATTGCTGTCGCCACCATGCGGTGCCTCCCAGGGCTGCACCCTGTCTTCAAG CTCCTGATCCCGCATGTCCGCTACACCATGGAGATCAACACCCGGGCCCGGACCCGACTCATCTCAGATGGAGGAGTACTTGATAAG GGACTGAGCATAGGTGGAGGGGGCCGTGCGCAGCTGCTCCGTCAGGCAATGGCTCAGCTGACCTACCGCTCCCTCTGTCCTCCTGACGACCTGGCGGACCGGGGCCTGCTGGGCATCCCAAGTGCTCACTATGCCCACGATGCTCTGCGGCTCTGGGAGATCACTGCCCG GTACGTGGAGGGGATCATCCACCTCTTCTACCAAAAAGATGACGTCGTGAGGGGGGACCCTGAGCTGCAGGCCTGGTGTCGGGACATCACAGAGGTGGGGCTGTGCCAGGCCGAGGACCGAG gttTCCCTGTCTCCTTCCAGTCTCGGGCTCAGCTCTGTCGTTTCCTCACCATGTGCATCTTCACGCGCACTGCCCAACACGCAGCCATCAATCTGGGCCAG TTCGACTGGTATGCCTGGATCCCCAATGGCCCGTGCTCAATGCGGATGCCCCCACCCACCACCAAGGAAGATGTGACAATGGCCACAGTGATGGCGTCACTACCTGAAGTCTGGAACTCCTGTCTTGAAATGACCATCACATGGCTCCTGAGCCGGCGGCAGGTGGACATG GTACCCATAGGGCATCACAAAGAAGAATATTTCTCAGGCCCTGAACCCAAGGCTGTGCTGAGACAATTTCAAACAGATCTAGACAACCTGGAAAGAGAAATCGTGGCCCGAAATGAGCAGCTAGACCTTCCCTATGAATATCTGAAGCCCAGCTGCATAGAGAACAGTATCACTATCTGA